In Streptomyces sp. NBC_01551, one DNA window encodes the following:
- a CDS encoding NUDIX domain-containing protein produces MPEAGVATGAVAGAAGRRVGEGGRGGAAGGGGAERSGTWMTPAAYGASRAALWTGALVLVTDTDGRVLVQSVDYRTDRLMPGGAVDAGESPAAAATREMREELGVDGHYPRGLAVDWIPADTPGFPPEMCFPGEILYVFDGGTWTPDRIDAVRLPAQEITGIDFAEPADLPGLMDPGDARRALSALRARVNGGGPALLEDGRPTAPTALDRLGVLRTRRAPQRDAWHPGPVPADLPVRERSAWLFAPDGRVLLLISRATGAAHLPPPEAEPTGDAIPLGYRHEDGAPAAHARTAARLTAVSPAADPAYARLLATPEQVRELSDWGPAGSRELAAVHAAREGLSLPAPPRTPATELPREGLRL; encoded by the coding sequence CCGGGGCCGTGGCCGGGGCGGCGGGGCGCCGGGTGGGCGAGGGCGGACGCGGCGGTGCCGCGGGGGGCGGAGGCGCCGAGCGGTCCGGCACTTGGATGACCCCCGCCGCGTACGGGGCCTCCCGCGCCGCCCTGTGGACCGGAGCTCTCGTCCTCGTAACCGACACCGACGGCCGGGTCCTCGTCCAGAGCGTCGACTACCGGACCGACCGCCTCATGCCCGGCGGCGCCGTCGACGCCGGCGAGTCACCCGCCGCCGCGGCCACCCGCGAGATGCGCGAGGAGCTCGGCGTCGACGGCCACTACCCGCGCGGCCTCGCCGTCGACTGGATCCCCGCGGACACCCCCGGCTTCCCGCCCGAGATGTGCTTCCCGGGGGAGATCCTCTACGTCTTCGACGGCGGCACCTGGACCCCCGACCGCATCGACGCCGTCCGCCTCCCCGCCCAGGAGATCACCGGCATCGACTTCGCCGAGCCCGCCGACCTCCCCGGCCTCATGGACCCGGGTGACGCCCGCCGCGCACTGTCCGCCCTGCGCGCCCGCGTCAACGGCGGCGGCCCCGCCCTGCTGGAGGACGGCCGCCCCACCGCGCCCACCGCCCTCGACCGGCTCGGCGTCCTGCGCACCCGGCGCGCCCCGCAACGCGATGCCTGGCACCCCGGACCCGTCCCCGCGGACCTGCCGGTACGGGAACGCTCGGCCTGGCTGTTCGCCCCCGACGGCCGGGTCCTGCTGCTGATCTCCCGTGCCACCGGCGCCGCCCACCTCCCGCCCCCGGAGGCCGAACCCACCGGGGACGCGATCCCGCTGGGCTACCGCCACGAGGACGGGGCCCCGGCCGCGCACGCCCGCACCGCGGCCCGCCTCACAGCGGTGTCCCCGGCCGCCGACCCGGCGTACGCGCGCCTGCTCGCCACCCCCGAACAGGTCCGGGAGCTCAGCGACTGGGGCCCGGCGGGCTCGCGCGAACTCGCGGCGGTCCACGCGGCCCGCGAAGGCCTCTCCCTCCCCGCCCCGCCCCGCACCCCGGCCACGGAACTCCCCCGGGAGGGTCTGCGCCTCTGA
- a CDS encoding class I SAM-dependent methyltransferase gives MSATTPAPPVPTAFGQVKGWFSAYDQALFDWFLTRQNRDADQRGDILELGVYMGKSAIFLGRYLRDGEEFTVCDLFDSPAPDDANLAEMQGSYSTLTRRAFEANYTAFHEELPTVIQAPTSVVTGKVRADSCRFVHIDASHLYEHVVEDVASSRLLAAPGAVVVFDDYRAAHCPGVAAAVWGAVASGDLRVICISPNKLYATWDDPEPLQKELRGWLEGLEGVWHGVETVAERPLVRIGDKGLVAPPAPKPLRPAPEAAVPAPAPERAAAPARTAAPAPPRRPAAGWRKLAKDLLPPIVTRAIVVRRKRRR, from the coding sequence ATGTCCGCCACCACCCCCGCCCCGCCGGTGCCCACGGCGTTCGGCCAGGTGAAGGGCTGGTTCTCGGCGTACGACCAGGCGCTCTTCGACTGGTTCCTGACCCGCCAGAACCGTGACGCGGACCAGCGGGGCGACATCCTGGAGCTCGGCGTCTACATGGGGAAGAGCGCGATCTTCCTCGGCCGGTACCTGCGTGACGGCGAGGAGTTCACCGTCTGCGACCTCTTCGACTCGCCCGCGCCGGACGACGCGAACCTCGCCGAGATGCAGGGCTCGTACTCCACCCTCACCCGTCGCGCCTTCGAGGCGAACTACACGGCGTTCCACGAGGAGCTGCCGACGGTCATCCAGGCCCCGACCTCCGTGGTCACCGGCAAGGTGCGCGCCGACAGCTGCCGCTTCGTGCACATCGACGCCTCGCACCTCTACGAGCACGTCGTCGAGGACGTCGCCTCCTCGCGCCTGCTCGCCGCCCCGGGCGCCGTCGTGGTCTTCGACGACTACCGCGCCGCGCACTGCCCGGGCGTCGCCGCCGCGGTCTGGGGCGCGGTGGCCTCCGGCGACCTGCGGGTCATCTGCATCTCGCCGAACAAGCTGTACGCGACCTGGGACGACCCGGAGCCCCTCCAGAAGGAGCTGCGCGGCTGGCTGGAAGGGCTCGAGGGCGTCTGGCACGGCGTGGAGACGGTGGCGGAGCGCCCGCTGGTCCGCATCGGCGACAAGGGCCTCGTCGCGCCGCCGGCTCCGAAGCCGCTGCGCCCCGCTCCCGAGGCCGCCGTCCCGGCCCCGGCACCCGAGCGTGCCGCGGCGCCCGCCCGTACGGCGGCGCCCGCCCCGCCGCGCAGGCCGGCGGCGGGCTGGCGCAAGCTGGCCAAGGA
- a CDS encoding SRPBCC family protein — MSDSAITYTLYIQADPSRVWQALTEPAFTRRYWGLSFETDWTVGSAMAWVERGARTSDPAQVVLACVPHRLLSYTWHTFTPQWAASVGIAEDLRAELEGEPRTKVTYEIEPVGDTLARLTILHEGFTPGGILIGMCGRAWPMLASSLKTLLETGAALPEPEHEGPQGHGGHEAHQR, encoded by the coding sequence ATGAGCGACAGTGCGATCACCTACACCCTCTACATCCAGGCCGACCCCTCCCGGGTCTGGCAGGCCCTGACCGAGCCCGCCTTCACCCGCCGCTACTGGGGCCTGAGTTTCGAGACCGACTGGACGGTGGGCTCGGCCATGGCCTGGGTGGAGCGCGGAGCCCGCACCAGCGACCCCGCCCAGGTGGTCCTCGCCTGCGTTCCGCACCGTCTGCTCTCCTACACCTGGCACACCTTCACCCCGCAGTGGGCCGCCTCCGTCGGGATCGCCGAGGACCTGCGGGCCGAGCTGGAGGGGGAGCCGCGCACGAAGGTCACGTACGAGATCGAGCCCGTCGGCGACACCCTCGCGCGGCTGACCATCCTCCACGAGGGGTTCACGCCCGGCGGCATCCTGATCGGCATGTGCGGCCGCGCCTGGCCGATGCTCGCCTCCAGTCTGAAGACCCTGCTGGAGACCGGGGCCGCGCTGCCCGAGCCGGAACACGAAGGGCCCCAGGGCCACGGGGGCCACGAGGCGCACCAGCGCTGA